The Myotis daubentonii chromosome 9, mMyoDau2.1, whole genome shotgun sequence genome has a segment encoding these proteins:
- the LOC132241882 gene encoding olfactory receptor 52N4 → MLMLNKTDLHPASFILNGIPGLEDIQIWISFPFCSMYVVAMMGNCGLLYLIRYEDSLHKPMYYFLAMLSLTDLVICSSTIPKALCIFWFHLKKISFDECLVQMFFTHTFTGMESGVLMLMALDRYIAICYPLRYSTILTNPVIAKVGFVTFLRAVLLIIPFTFLTKRLPYCRGNIIYHTYCDHMSVAKLSCGNVKINAIYGLMVALLIGGFDILCITISYTMILRAVISLSSADAQQKAFSTCTAHICAIVFSYSPAFFSFFSHRFGGHTIPPSCHIIVANIYVLLPPTMNPVVYGVKTKQIRDCIIRILSGSKDIKSHSIWKR, encoded by the coding sequence ATGCTAATGCTGAATAAAACAGACCTGCACCCAGCCTCATTTATTCTTAATGGAATCCCAGGACTTGAAGACATACAAATATGGATTTCCTTCCCATTCTGCTCAATGTATGTCGTGGCTATGATGGGGAATTGTGGGCTCCTCTACCTCATCCGCTATGAAGACTCACTGCACAAGCCCATGTACTATTTTTTGGCCATGCTTTCCCTTACTGACCTTGTCATTTGCTCTAGTACAATCCCTAAAGCCCTCTGCATCTTTTGGTTTCATCTCAAGAAAATTAGCTTTGATGAATGCCTGGTCCAGATGTTCTTTACCCACACCTTCACAGGAATGGAGTCTGGGGTGCTTATGCTTATGGCCTTGGACCGCTACATAGCCATCTGTTACCCTCTGCGCTATTCAACTATCCTCACCAATCCTGTCATTGCAAAGGTTGGGTTTGTTACTTTCCTGAGAGCGGTATTGCTTATTATTCCTTTTACTTTCCTCACCAAGCGCCTCCCTTACTGCAGAGGGAATATAATATACCACACTTACTGTGACCACATGTCTGTAGCCAAGTTATCCTGTGGCAATGTCAAGATCAATGCCATCTATGGTCTGATGGTTGCCCTTCTGATTGGAGGTTTTGACATCCTATGCATTACAATTTCCTACACCATGATCCTCCGGGCTGTGATCAGCCTTTCCTCAGCAGATGCTCAACAGAAGGCCTTCAGTACCTGCACTGCCCACATCTGTGCCATTGTTTTCTCCTACagtccagctttcttttccttcttttcccaccGCTTCGGGGGTCATACAATCCCTCCATCTTGCCACATCATTGTGGCCAATATTTATGTGCTCCTACCTCCCACTATGAATCCTGTTGTCTATGGAGTAAAAACCAAGCAGATACGAGATTGTATCATTAGGATCCTTTCAGGTTCTAAAGATATCAAATCTCATAGCATATGGAAAAGATAA
- the LOC132241881 gene encoding olfactory receptor 52P1, whose translation MLRTLGQTMESPNHTNLDTSLFFLLGIPGLEQFHLWLSLPVCCLGTATIVGNITILVVVATEPALHKPVYLFLCMLSTIDLAASFSTVPKLLAILWCGAGHISASACLAQMFFIHAFCMMESTVLLAMAFDRYVAICYPLRYATILTDTIIVRIGVVAMVRGSMLMLPCPFLIGRLSFCQSHVIPHTYCEHMAVVKLACGDTSPNRVYGLTAALLVIGVDLFCIGLSYAFIARAVFRLSSHEARSKALGTCGSHVCVILISYTPALFSFFTHRFGHHVPLHIHILLANVYLLFPPALNPIVYGVKTKEIREKVVKVFQKGQGTGVKASERSRNIEET comes from the coding sequence ATGCTCAGAACTCTTGGCCAGACCATGGAGTCTCCAAATCACACTAATCTGGacacttctcttttcttcctcctgggCATCCCAGGTCTGGAACAGTTCCACCTGTGGCTCTCACTCCCCGTGTGCTGCCTGGGCACTGCTACAATTGTGGGCAACATAACCATCCTGGTTGTTGTTGCCACCGAACCAGCCCTGCACAAGCCTGTTTACCTGTTCCTATGCATGCTCTCCACCATTGACTTGGCTGCCTCCTTTTCCACAGTTCCCAAGCTCCTGGCCATCCTCTGGTGTGGAGCTGGACAtatctctgcctctgcctgcctggcacaGATGTTCTTTATTCATGCTTTCTGCATGATGGAGTCCACCGTGCTGCTGGCCATGGCCTTTGATCGCTATGTGGCCATTTGCTACCCCCTCCGCTATGCCACTATCCTTACTGACACCATCATTGTCCGCATTGGAGTGGTAGCTATGGTGCGGGGCTCCATGCTCATGCTCCCATGTCCCTTCCTTATTGGGCGTTTAAGCTTCTGTCAAAGCCATGTAATCCCACACACGTACTGTGAGCACATGGCTGTAGTGAAGCTAGCCTGTGGAGATACTAGTCCTAACCGTGTGTACGGACTGACAGCAGCACTGCTGGTCATTGGGGTTGATCTGTTCTGCATTGGTCTCTCCTACGCCTTTATTGCACGAGCTGTTTTTCGCCTCTCATCTCATGAAGCTCGGTCCAAGGCCCTAGGAACCTGTGGTTCCCATGTCTGTGTCATCCTAATCTCTTATACACCAGCCCTCTTCTCCTTTTTTACTCATCGCTTTGGCCACCATGTTCCACTCCATATTCACATTCTTTTGGCCAATGTCTATCTGCTCTTCCCACCTGCTCTTAATCCTATAGTATATGGAGTGAAGACTAAAGAGATTCGGGAAAAGGTGGTCAAGGTGTTCCAAAAAGGGCAGGGCACTGGGGTCAAGGCATCTGAGCGATCCAGGAATATAGAAGAGACTTAG
- the LOC132242163 gene encoding olfactory receptor 52N4-like, producing MLMLNQTDMTPASFILNGIPGLEHMHLWISFPFCTMYVIAVVGNCGLLCLIRYEDSLHRTMYYFLAMLSFTDLVMCTTTVPKALCIFWFHLKEISFDECLVQMFFIYTSTGMESGVLMLMALDRYVAICYPLRYSALLTNPIIAKAGLATFLRVALLFIPLMFITKKLPYCRGNIIYHTYCDHMSVAKLSCGNIKVNVIYGLMVALLIGGFDILCITISYTMILRTVVSLSSADARQKAFSTCTAHICAIVFSYSPAFFCFFSHRFGGHMIPASCHIIVANIYLLLPPTMNPVVYGVKTKQIRDCVLRILSCSKITKSP from the coding sequence ATGCTAATGCTGAACCAAACAGACATGACTCCAGCCTCATTCATTCTTAATGGTATCCCAGGACTAGAGCACATGCACCTCTGGATTTCCTTCCCATTCTGCACGATGTATGTTATAGCTGTGGTGGGGAACTGTGGACTTCTCTGCCTCATCCGCTATGAGGACTCCCTGCACAGGACCATGTACTATTTCTTGGCCATGCTTTCCTTTACTGACCTTGTCATGTGCACTACTACAGTCCCGAAAGCCCTCTGCATCTTCTGGTTCCACCTTAAGGAAATCAGCTTTGATGAATGCTTGGTTCAGATGTTCTTTATCTACACCTCAACAGGGATGGAATCTGGGGTGCTCATGCTTATGGCCCTGGACCGCTATGTGGCCATCTGTTACCCTCTGCGCTACTCAGCTCTCCTCACTAATCCTATCATTGCAAAGGCTGGGTTAGCCACTTTTCTGAGAGTGGCATTGCTTTTCATTCCTTTGATGTTCATCACCAAGAAATTACCCTACTGCAGAGGCAATATAATATACCATACCTACTGTGACCACATGTCTGTAGCCAAGTTATCTTGTGGAAATATCAAGGTCAACGTTATCTATGGTCTAATGGTTGCTCTCCTGATTGGGGGCTTTGATATCCTGTGCATCACGATCTCCTACACCATGATCCTACGGACGGTGGTCAGCCTCTCCTCGGCGGATGCTCGGCAAAAGGCCTTCAGCACCTGCACTGCCCACATCTGTGCCATTGTCTTTTCCTACAGTCCAgccttcttttgtttcttttcccatCGTTTTGGAGGTCACATGATTCCTGCCTCTTGCCACATCATTGTGGCTAATATTTACTTGCTCTTGCCTCCCACTATGAACCCTGTTGTCTATGGGGTGAAAACCAAACAGATACGAGACTGTGTCTTAAGGATCCTTTCATGTTCTAAGATTACCAAATCCCCATAA
- the LOC132241880 gene encoding olfactory receptor 52P1-like: MLFFNHSSCLTFTLMGIPGLESQHLWLALPFSFMFLAILIGNGAILLLVATEPTLHTPMYLLLALLMVADLISTLALMPKLLCLFWFNDHDITSNACFTQMFFIHGASVVRSALLVAMAFDRFVAVCEPLHYNTILSRTLVGRLGLIALAKGVIIVFPMPLLLQRLTFCHMIIPHTYCDHMAVVKMACDHTRPNRIYGLFVILLVVGLDLLLIGFSYGLILKAVVRLKSQDATFKALNTCSAHFFVIIVTYVPALFSSLIHRIGLNIPPQAHILLANLYLLLPSMLNPIIYGINMKEIRGKMVKCLCRELAESVGPHNKQ; the protein is encoded by the coding sequence ATGCTATTCTTCAACCATTCCAGCTGCCTGACCTTTACTTTGATGGGCATCCCTGGCTTAGAGTCACAGCACTTGTGGCTagctcttcctttctccttcatgTTTTTGGCTATTCTCATTGGCAATGGTGCAATCCTCTTACTGGTGGCCACAGAACCCACACTTCATACACCAATGTACCTGCTCCTGGCCCTGCTGATGGTAGCTGACCTCATATCTACTCTGGCTCTGATGCCCAAGCTCCTCTGCCTCTTCTGGTTCAATGATCATGACATAACTTCCAATGCCTGTTTCACCCAGATGTTTTTCATCCATGGAGCATCCGTGGTACGATCAGCCCTACTTGTTGCAATGGCCTTTGACCGCTTCGTGGCTGTGTGTGAGCCATTACACTACAACACAATTCTGAGCCGCACCTTAGTTGGACGCCTGGGACTCATAGCTCTAGCTAAGGGTGTGATTATTGTCTTTCCCATGCCTCTTCTACTTCAAAGGTTGACCTTCTGCCACATGATCATTCCTCACACCTACTGTGACCACATGGCTGTGGTAAAAATGGCCTGTGACCACACCAGACCTAATCGTATCTATGGGCTCTTTGTGATTCTGCTTGTGGTGGGACTTGATTTGCTGCTTATTGGCTTCTCTTATGGACTTATCTTGAAGGCTGTGGTACGCCTCAAGTCTCAAGATGCTACCTTCAAAGCTCTCAACACCTGCTCAGCCCACTTCTTTGTCATCATTGTCACTTACGTGCCTGCACTCTTTTCCTCCCTTATTCACCGCATTGGTCTCAATATCCCACCTCAAGCCCACATTCTCCTTGCcaatctttaccttcttctaccctCAATGCTCAACCCCATCATCTATGGTATAAATATGAAGGAAATACGAGGCAAGATGGTCAAATGTCTGTGCAGAGAACTTGCAGAGTCTGTGGGTCCACACAACAAACAGTGA